A window from Gossypium raimondii isolate GPD5lz chromosome 7, ASM2569854v1, whole genome shotgun sequence encodes these proteins:
- the LOC105768540 gene encoding uncharacterized protein LOC105768540, which yields MGKLSHDLHIQHFSHPHLLELTNIQALNLNPCSACKLQSSGWMYTCRPCNFALHTSCSQLPHLITHPAHPGHSLSLLPAPAYPVGYFNCDACGQRGHGFNYHCNQCDFDIHSVCASKPLSIHCHSHPCQLQLFFYPPYQTKGFSCDVCHQIGSNHWLYRCSICEFDVHMSCVNTAASIYKGTTRQGNVQFQAWDSFPGSAQSNLQYRNGGAPMNCQYQNNGAAAGNGLMGVAVQGFVEGAAQQVGQNLVQSLMGGGGDSNNGGDNNSSSSSSASMVDVGSSLLSGVFGNS from the coding sequence ATGGGAAAGCTAAGCCATGATTTACACATCCAGCACTTTAGTCATCCCCATCTGCTAGAGCTAACAAATATTCAAGCCCTTAACCTCAACCCATGTTCAGCCTGCAAGCTCCAATCCTCTGGATGGATGTACACTTGCAGACCCTGCAACTTCGCCCTCCACACTTCATGCAGTCAACTGCCTCATTTGATCACTCATCCAGCCCATCCCGGCCACTCCCTCAGCCTCCTTCCGGCACCAGCTTACCCTGTTGGGTATTTCAACTGTGATGCTTGTGGTCAACGGGGCCATGGATTCAACTACCATTGTAACCAGTGTGACTTTGATATCCACTCCGTATGTGCTTCTAAGCCATTGTCTATCCACTGCCATTCCCATCCTTGCCAGCTTCAACTCTTCTTTTACCCTCCTTATCAAACCAAAGGTTTCTCTTGTGATGTCTGCCACCAGATCGGGTCGAATCATTGGCTTTATCGGTGTAGTATTTGTGAATTTGATGTTCATATGAGTTGTGTTAACACTGCTGCAAGTATATATAAAGGCACAACCAGACAAGGAAATGTTCAGTTTCAAGCATGGGATTCGTTTCCAGGGTCAGCTCAAAGCAATTTGCAGTACAGAAATGGAGGTGCACCAATGAACTGTCAATACCAAAACAATGGAGCGGCGGCGGGGAATGGTTTGATGGGAGTTGCGGTTCAAGGGTTTGTAGAAGGAGCAGCTCAACAAGTCGGTCAGAATTTGGTGCAGAGTTTGATGGGTGGTGGTGGTGATTCCAACAATGGTGGTGATAAtaactcttcttcttcttcttctgcaTCAATGGTTGATGTTGGGTCTTCTCTTTTGAGTGGCGTGTTTGGGAATTCTTGA
- the LOC105768527 gene encoding ankyrin repeat domain-containing protein EMB506, chloroplastic, producing the protein MATFSPFSLPLHLIPNTHFNTHKSLSFCPKSTHLQTKVCTFSSKNLALFFKKRKTVCGTWKLNSAEEEAAALPVSPTSTLRMYFQSLGNSGGTFSRPFVVNSSSSTASLNTHQGIWEDPDDGSGSEYDDDDEEEVEENDGSDFQQGNPVGVVDNHTVNQYEEDLVKEVEQLLGPEEKAILQQNASPNLRKISTDKWKPLQTLALSLQIHSMDKLLEDGLNIDEVDKDGHTALHKAIIGKREAVISHLLRKGANPHVKDKDGATPLHYAVHVGALQTVKLLLKYDVDVNVADRDGWTPLHVAVQSRNRDIAKILLINGADKTRKNKDGKTALDLSLCYGKDFKSYDLAKLMKILPVDRCL; encoded by the exons ATGGCAACTTTCTCGCCATTTTCACTTCCTTTACATTTAATCCCCAATACCCATTTCAACACTCACAAAAGCCTCTCCTTTTGTCCAAAGTCTACCCATTTACAGACCAAAGTTTGCACCTTTTCTTCCAAAAACTTAGCCTTATTcttcaaaaagagaaaaaccgTTTGTGGGACTTGGAAACTGAACTCTGCTGAAGAAGAAGCAGCAGCTCTTCCTGTCTCTCCTACATCCACTCTCAGAATGTACTTCCAG AGTTTGGGCAATTCGGGTGGAACCTTTTCAAGGCCATTTGTGGTTAATTCAAGTTCTTCAACCGCTTCTTTAAATACCCATCAAGGAATCTGGGAAGACCCAGATGATGGAAGTGGAAGtgaatatgatgatgatgatgaagaagaagtgGAAGAGAATGATGGGTCTGATTTTCAACAAGGAAATCCTGTTGGAGTTGTTGATAACCATACAGTGAATCAGTATGAGGAAGATCTTGTCAAAG AGGTTGAGCAGCTTTTGGGACCCGAAGAAAAAGCAATTCTGCAGCAGAATGCCTCTCCTAACTTGAGAAAGATCTCTACT GACAAATGGAAGCCACTTCAAACGCTTGCGCTATCATTGCAGATACATTCTATGGATAAGCTACTTGAAGATGGGCTAAACATCGATGAGGTGGATAAG GATGGTCACACTGCTCTTCATAAGGCAATTATTGGTAAAAGGGAGGCTGTAATCAGTCATCTCTTACGAAAAGGTGCAAATCCGCATGTCAAAGATAAG GATGGTGCTACCCCACTTCATTACGCAGTTCACGTTGGTGCTTTGCAAACTGTCAAATTATTGCTGAAGTACGATGTAGATGTCAATGTTGCTGATCGA GATGGATGGACCCCATTGCATGTTGCTGTTCAAAGTAGAAATAGAGATATAGCTAAAATTTTGTTGATCAATGGTGCAGATAAGACCCGAAAAAACAAG GATGGGAAAACTGCCTTGGATTTAAGCTTGTGTTATGGGAAGGACTTCAAGTCGTACGACCTTGCTAAGTTAATGAAGATACTGCCAGTTGATAGGTGTCTTTGA
- the LOC105768518 gene encoding uncharacterized protein LOC105768518, translating to MATISAFSTPLHLISKTHFKSPKNLSFYPNSIHFQTKVSTFSSNNLTLSFKNSKTLYGTWKLKSAEEEETAVVEQEREETTVAEQESVSVPVSPSDTLRMYFQADGTLNEAEIPKVTKALEGAEGVSDLKVQVLEGIGTVELTKQTTVQATGVASNFVELIQGAGFKLQTLNLSFDDEEDILV from the exons ATGGCAACAATTTCAGCATTTTCAACTCCTTTGCATTTAATCTCCAAAACCCATTTTAAATCTCCCAAAAACCTCTCCTTTTATCCAAATTCTATCCATTTTCAGACCAAAGTTTCCACCTTTTCTTCCAACAACTTAACCTTATCCTTCAAAAACAGCAAAACTCTTTACGGTACTTGGAAACTCAAGTCtgcagaagaagaagaaacagcTGTTGTTGAACAAGAACGAGAAGAAACAACTGTAGCCGAACAAGAGTCTGTTTCTGTTCCTGTTTCTCCTTCAGACACTCTCAGAATGTACTTCCAG GCAGATGGAACGTTGAATGAAGCTGAAATTCCGAAGGTGACCAAGGCATTAGAG GGAGCAGAAGGCGTTTCCGATTTGAAGGTTCAAGTCCTTGAGGGTATTGGTActgttgag TTAACGAAACAGACTACGGTTCAAGCTACCGGAGTAGCATCCAATTTTGTGGAGCTCATACAAGGCGCAGGATTCAAGTTACAAACAttgaatttgagttttgatGATGAAGAAGACATTCTTGTCTAG
- the LOC105765562 gene encoding serine/threonine-protein phosphatase 7 long form homolog, giving the protein MPYLEQARFGSAALIRTFDLQYDLISTLVKRWRPETHIFYFSCGECTVTLEDVALQLGLPIDGSPITGVSAFAEPAALCYSLLGDSPNDDESNFSGLKFTWLKGKFGHLSANATERELMCAARAYIMHITGGVMMPDSNNNNVHIMYIPLLADLSNVYSYSWGFAVLAVLYRELCQTTKPAIVDMGGCLTLLQSWALYQMSFLASVTHQPYIYPLVNRWSIYSGIERSYNVPIYCLMIEQHAREGIIWMSYRRPEITANILSSAYVHSHMWCTNAPVINFNVVEWYHGNRVLRQLGYVQYIPDPPCNVGVVHGINKRGKP; this is encoded by the exons ATGCCCTACTTGGAGCAAGCTAGATTCGGGTCAGCAGCATTGATCCGGACGTTCGACTTGCAATACGATTTAATATCTACACTAGTGAAGCGGTGGCGCCCGGAGActcacattttttatttttcgtgtgGGGAGTGCACAGTGACTTTAGAGGATGTTGCACTGCAGCTTGGGCTCCCAATCGACGGGAGTCCCATAACGGGAGTAAGTGCATTTGCTGAGCCGGCTGCACTGTGTTATAGCCTACTAGGAGACTCGCCCAACGATGATGAGTCAAATTTTTCaggcttgaaatttacatggCTGAAAGGCAAATTTGGACACTTATCAGCTAATGCCACTGAAAGAGAGTTGATGTGCGCTGCTcgagcgtacatcatgcatattACAGGGGGAGTAATGATGCCCGATTCAAACAACAACAATGTTCATATCATGTACATACCTTTATTAGCTGATTTGAGTAATGTTTACTCGTATAGCTGGGGCTTCGCAGTTCTGGCAGTGTTGTATCGGGAGCTTTGTCAGACAACAAAGCCTGCCATCGTAGACATGGGCGGATGCCTTACATTGTTGCAGTCCTGGGCACTTTATCAGATGTCATTCTTGGCATCAGTTACTCACCAACCATATATATATCCACTAGTTAacag atGGAGTATTTATTCGGGTATCGAGAGGTCGTACAATGTCCCGATATACTGTCTGATGATCGAACAGCATGCCAGGGAAGGG ATTATATGGATGTCATATCGTAGACCGGAAATTACAGCTAATATACTCTCGTCTGCGTATGTTCATTCTCATATGTGGTGCACTAACGCACCAGttataaatttcaatgtagTCGAGTGGTACCATGGGAATCGAGTGCTACGACAGCTTGGTTACGTACAATATATCCCGGATCCGCCATGCAATGTGGGGGTGGTTCACGGCATCAACAAAAGAGGAAAACCGTAA